The Myxococcales bacterium nucleotide sequence GGAATTGGCAGCTGGCGGAGAAGTCAGCGGATCAGTGAATGGTAGTATTAACCTGTCATTGGGTGGCAATGGTGGTGGTGCCGGCGGTGACGTCGGAGCGAAGGCTGCGTTCGGCGGCCATATCAACAACAAAGACATCAATAGTACCACTGCGACGGGAAGTAATATCGATTCGTTGTCTACTTCGGAAGTCACGACTCGCGCCGAGGCAGATGCCCTGCTCCGGTCCCGCCAAGACGGCGGGGCTATTTCAGAGGTCGTTAGCTCGACGGATGTCCTGGGCGAAGGGCTGACCTACAATGTTGTGCCGCAGTTATGGGGTATGATTTTACAACAGCCCATTCGACTGTTGCGAGAGGCACAGATTGTGGAGTATAGCCAATGCGGAGCCCCTACGATTCGTGGTGACTATACATTGGATGATTGGACTTGGCAGGCCACCTTGGCATTGGGCACTACGTGTTTTGACGCTCAGTCTGGTGAAGTGATGCAAAACAATCTGCATGAGCCTGCCTGTGTGGTTGAGCGGGATAAATGCAAGTATCAATAAGATTTTTCAGTTTACTTAGCTTAACGGGAATGGTGATGGGTTGCGGGGCAAGTGTGGACCCGCAGAAGTTGCCCTCGTTTTTGGAGCGAGATGGCGGTGTTCACGATTTTGACCTTTCCGCGCCTGTCATCGAGCATGTGTTTGGGGTGATTCCAAACGCCACATCCCTACTCGTGATCCCGTATGACGTTGTGAGCATCAAGGGAAGAGTCCCAGGTGCGTCAGACTTGCATGTCGAAGGCGTGGGCAACCCCCTGGTGGTGCCGATATATAGTGATGGCTCATTTTGCGTGGATGTTGATGGCTTGACAGAAGGCAGCTACAATATCGTTCTCTACGGCCAGAGTTCGACAGGTTATTCATCAGAATCGACGGTAGCAGTGGAAGTGGATCCAAGCGCGCCTCAGCCAAACCCAGTGATTACCGATACGGTGCTCACCTGTGGGGGGCGGCATCCATTTGCGTGCGATGGTGCCCTGGAGATATGTAACAATGGCGTCAGCGATGATTGCGATTCGTTGATAGATGACGAAGATCCCGATTGTTCCAGTTGCGTGGACGATGCGTATGATCAAGGCGGCGGCATTCAAGCTAACGACGCGTTTGATACCGCACCTGGGATTTCCCAAGGCTACCAACAGGGCCTTCAGATTTGCCCGAGGGATGAAGACTACTACAAGGTTGCTGTAGCAGCGGGTCAAACGCTGAACGTGCGTGTAAGTTTGAGCTATCCATCCCCACATCTCTATGCGCAGATCATGCCGAATAATCTGAGCGGCACGGCCGTTGTCTCTAAGGAAATTGTTGATACGGGGCAAGGCACGTTGCTTCAGCACTGCGTACAACCGGGGCAGGGCGGCGAGTTTCGGATCCGCGTGTTTGGTCTGAACGGGCAGAGCAACGGCTATAGTCTGCTGGTGGATGTCCAAGATACCGGCGGCTGCTCTCCCTTGTAACACTGTGGAACTAACTGCATTGTTGGAGTGGCTTAGGACGCATGAGGGGCCGGGGGGCTATGGGTTCCTTGGGCTTTCGGCGATGCTGGAGTACGTGGTGCCGCCGTTTCCGGGCGATACTGTGACGCTGTTTGGGGTGTTTTTGGCGGTGACCGCCGGGTACAGCATGGTGTGGGTGTACTTGATGCTGACGGCGGGGTCGGTAATGGGCGGAGTGCTCAGTTATGGCATCGGCCTATGGTTGGGTGCCGAAGAAGGTAGGCTCGGGCGTTGGGTGAGCAACCCCAGGCTACGGCGGGGCGTTACAGTCGTCCGTCAGCGATTTGAAAGGCGAGGCGCAATCTATCTGGCCGTTAATCGCTTTTTGCCGGTGCTGCGCGGGGTGTTTTTCATCGCGGCTGGGATGGCGCGGATGCGCTTGTGGCAGGTGGTGGTTTACGGGCTGATTTCAGCACTGGCATGGAACGGCTTGATCGTCGCTGTTGGCTATAGCGTCGGTGCCAACTGGCAGGCGTTATACTCGTTGTATCACCAATACACGCTCGCGGTTGTTGCAGTTTTGGCTCTCCTCCTGCTCGGCTGGTGGTTGCTTAAACGCTGGCGCCGAGATTGCAACACCGTCTGAAGCGGGGGTCTTTGACGGGTCGGCATATGAATGTATACTAAAAAGGTATGAAGGCAACTACTATCAAGTTAGAATCAGACCTGCTTGAGGACATTGCGCGTGCGAAGCCCAAAGACCAGTCGCTGACGGCATTCGTTAAGCAAGCGGTAAAGGCGGAATTGGCGCGCAGGCACCTGCGCAAATCAGCTCAGGCATATCAAAACTTTCTCAGCCAAAACAAAGCAGAGCAGGATTGGCTCGATCAATGGGAGCAAGCTGACCTTGCGATTGCTGCAAAGTCGGACCGCAGTAAGTCGTGAGAAGAGGCGATATTTATTGGATCAATCTGGAGCCTGCGTCGCCGCCGGAATTTGGCAAGGTGCGGCCAGCTGTCATTGTATCGAACTCGGAACAAAACCTGGTGTTATCTTCGGTCGTAGTGTTACCCGTCTCTAGCCGCCCGCCTGAGATATGGCCTTTGCGTATTGAACTTCCGGTTTCCATTAGCAAGGCGAAGCAATCATTTGCAGTCGTGCCTGGTATACGGCAAGTCAGCAAATCACGGCTGCTGGAGCCCATCGTTTCGCTTCCTGAGCTGACTCTGAAAGCACTTACCGATGCCCTAGTGCTCTATCTCGGGGAATAGACGCATGTCGAGAGTCTGCGGCGGCAGCCGATTAGGTGTTTTTTGGGAGCTTAGGGGCGATGAGGTTGGCCTTGAGGAAGTCGCGGTTCATGCGGGCGATCCAGTTGACGCTGATCTCTTTGGGGCAGGCGGCTTCGCATTCACCGTGGTTGGTGCAGTTGCCGAAGACTTCGGCATCGTGCTGGATGAGCATGCGCCGGACGCGGTCGTGGCGCTCGGGCTGGCCTTGAGGCAGCACGCCGAGGTGTCCGACTTTGGCCGCCACAAAGAGGTGGGCTGACGCGTTGGGACAAGCCGCCACGCATGCGCCGCAACCGATGCAGGAAGCCGCATCCATGGAGGATTCTGCGTCATGCTTGGGCACTCGGGTGCTGTTGGCCTCGGGGGCGCTGCCTGTGCGGACGGAGATGAATCCGCCGGCATCGATGATGCGATCAAAGGCGCTGCGATCCACGACAAGGTCTTTGAGGACAGGGAAGGCTCTGGCGCGCCAGGGCTCTATCCAGAGTTCTTGGCCGTCAGTGAAGTGTCGCATGTGGAGCTGGCAGGTGGTGGTGGCGCGCTGGGGACCGTGGGGCACGCCATTGATGACCATTCCGCAGGCTCCGCAGATGCCCTCCCGGCAGTCGTGCTCAAATGCGATGGGGTCTTGGCCCGCTTCGATAAGTTCTTCATTAACCACGTCCAGCATTTCCAAAAACGACATGTGTTCGTTGACGTTGTTGGCTTGATAGGTCTGAAAGCTTCCAGGCTCATTGGCGCTCGCCTGACGCCAGACGTGTAGCGTAAGTCTTAGTAGGCTCACTTGTAGCTCCGCTTGCTGGGGGTGACGCTTTCAAACGCGAGCGGCTCGCGATGCAGAGTGGGATAGGCTAGGTTGCCGGAGTATTGCCAGGCAGCGACGTAACTGAAACTCGCATCATTGCGTTTTGCTTCTCCCTCGGGGCTTTGGTGTTCTTCGCGAAAGTGTCCCCCGCAAGATTCTTCTCGATGCAAGGCGTCGATGCACATCAGCTCAGCGAGTTCGAGGAAATCCGCGACGCGTCCGGCCTTCTCCAATGTGGGATTGATGTGCTGGGGGTCGGTGGTAATTTTGATTTCGCTCCAAAACTGATCCCGCAACGTGGGAATCTCTTTGAGGGCCTGGCGCAGGCCAGTGGCGGTGCGTCCCATGCCGCAATGTTCCCAAAGAATATGGCCGAGCTTGCGGTGAAACCAGTCCGGGCCGTATTTTGGCGAGGGCGCGCTCATGAGTTTGTGAATGCCGGCTTGGACTTCTTGAAGGGCACGCTGCGCCTCGGGATGGTCTTCAGCAACTGGGCGGAGCTCGGAGGAGGCCAGATAGTTGGGAAGGGTATAGGGCAGAATGAAGTAGCCATCGGCCAGCCCTTGCATGAGTGCGCTCGCCCCCAATCGGTTGGCGCCGTGGTCGGAGAAGTTGGCTTCGCCAATGCTGAACAATCCTTCGACGGTCGTCATCAAGTTGTAGTCGACCCATAAGCCACCCATGGTATAATGCACGGCAGGGTAGATGCGCATGGGGACTTCGTACGGGTCTTCGCCGGTGATGCGCTCGTACATTTGAAAGAGGTTGCCGTAGCGCTCTTCGACAGCCGTGTGCCCCAAACGTCTCAGTGCGTCGGCAAAATCGAGATATACGCCTCGGCGCTGTCCGTTGATGAGTGGGCCGACGCCGCGTCCTTCGTCGCACACCGCTTTGGCGGCGCGGGAGGCGATGTCGCGCGGGACCAGATTGCCAAAGGCTGGGTACTTTCGCTCCAAGAAGTAGTCGCGAGCTTCTTCCTGGATCAACCGGGGATCTTTGTCGCAATCCTCAGGGCTCTTGGGCACCCACACGCGGCCGTCGTTGCGCAGAGACTCACTCATCAGGGTGAGTTTGCTTTGATATTCGCCGCTCTGCGGAATGCATGTGGGATGGATCTGGGTGTAACAGGGGTTCGCAAAAAGAGCGCCATGACGATAGGCACGCAAAATTGCCGTGCAATTTGAGCCCTTTGCGTTGGTGGACAAGTAGAACACGTTGCCGTAGCCGCCGGTTCCGAGCACAACGCAATCGGCCACATGGGCCTCAAGTCGACCGGTGACGAGGTCTCGAGTCACGATACCGCGCGCTTTTTGGTCGATGCGAATCAGGTCGAGCATTTCGGTACGGGAAAACATGCGTACGGTGCCGATATCGATCTGGCGGCTTAGCGCTTGATAAGCGCCAAGCAGAAGCTGTTGGCCAGTCTGGCCTCGCGCATAAAAGGTGCGAGAGACCTGCGCGCCCCCGAATGATCGATTGGCCAGGTGCCCGCCATACTCGCGTGCGAAAGGCACCCCTTGGGCCACGGCCTGATCAATGATGTCGAGGCTGACTTCGGCGAGCCGGTATACGTTGGCTTCCCGTGCGCGGAAGTCGCCGCCTTTGATGGTGTCGTAAAAAAGCCGCCAGATGCTGTCGTTGTCGTTCTGATAGTTTTTGGCGGAGTTGATCCCGCCCTGGGCCGCGATACTATGGGCGCGCCGCGGGCTATCTTGAAAGCAAAAACACTTGACTTGGTAACCCATTTCGCCGAGTGAGGCCGCCGCCGCGGCTCCGGCAAGCCCGCTGCCCACGACGATGATCTCGTGTTTGCGGCGGTTCGAGGGCGCGACCATTTTGATGGCGGCCTTGTGTCTGCTCCAGCGCGTTTCAATAGGGCCGTTCGGCGCCTTTGCATCGAGTCGCACGGTCATGGCGAGGGCCTATCAGTGAGCGTGGCGGAAGTATCCGGCTCGATAACTCCGGCCATTACCATGACGGGAAACGAAACGTTGCCCGCGACAATGAAGGTCACGAGCGCAATGGCGGCGAAACGGCGCGCTTGGTTATAGCGTGGATGGTTTGCGCCGAGGGTTTGAAGAAAGCTCCACGCACCATGGTAGAGGTGTAAGCCCAACGCGAGATTGCCAATCACGTAGATCAATGCGATCCACCACACACGAAAACCATAGACGATGTTGTTGTAAACGTGATGGGGATCGAAACGGTAGAGACCGGCAGTCTGGCCCAATGTGAGGTGGGCGAGGTGATAGACCACGAAGCACAAAACGATGATGCCGCTCCACCGCATGGTCCTGGCTGCGTAGGTGGTTGCTAGATATTCTTTCTGTTGATACTGGATCGGGCGCGCCCTGCGGGAAAGCGCCCAGAGGCGAAATGCTGCCGAGATATGTGCGCCTACGGCCCCCAGCAGGAGCAACCGGGTGCCCCATATGAGGGGAGGATGGGAATGCAGCCATGCGGCGTAGGCGTTGATTGCCTCCGGTCCCGCATAGAGCTTGAGGTTGCCGAGCAGGTGTCCGATGACGTAACCCAGTAGAATGACGCCGCTTATCGCCATTACAGTTTTTACGAAGACGGTGTTTTGTTTTAGCGCGATAGGCTGTGGCATGGCGTCTTGGGTCACGGGCCTTTTACTGTATAAATTCCGTAGGATCAATGTAATCCACGATTTCGCCGCGAAACGTGACCAAGGATGTCCTTCCCGGCGCCATGGCATGGACGTAATTGGGCAAGAGCGGCACTTTGCCCTTGCCGCCTGGGGTATCGACGATGAATTTCGGCAGAGCAATGCCGCTGAGCCGGCCTTGAAGCTGCCCCATGATGGATAGGCCTTTTGACAAGGGTGTCCGAAGGTGCCCAGTTCCTTTTACCGGGTCTGCTTGTAATAGGTAATAGGGTTTCACCCGCGTTTGCACCAGACCGCGAAAGAGGCGCTCCAGGGTTGCTGCATTGTCGTTGATGCCTCTCAAGAGCACAGTGTGATTCATCACCGGGATGCCGTGGTCCACCAACATCGCGCATGCGCGTTTGGATTCAGGGGTGAGCTCCTTCGGGTGGTTAAAATGGGTCATCAGCCAGGAAGCCGGGTGTTCGCGAAGCGCCAGGCAGAGCTCGGGTGTGATGCGCTGAGGCAGGGTCACGGGGGTGCGGGAGGCGACGCGCACATTGCCGAGACTCTCGATATCGCTGAGGGAATCGATTAGCTGCCGGATGCGAGGGGTACTCATGATCAGCGGATCGCCGCCAGATAGGATGAGCTCCTGAATCTCGGGATGGGATTTCAGATACGCGAAGGCGGGCTCGAGTGCTTTTAAGGATAGTGTGCCCTCGCCGTGGCCAACCATACGTGAGCGGGTGCAAAACCGGCAGTAGACGCCGCACCGATCGGTGACAAGCAAGAGTGCGCGGTCGGGGTAACGCTGAACGAGGAAGGGAGCGACTTCGTGCGCGACCTCGCCGAGCGGATCGGAAAGATCACCAGGGATGGTAGATGACTCCCGCAAGGTCGGCACGCATTGCATGCGAATGGGACAGCGTGGATCTTTGGGATCGCACAAGGATAAATAGTAGGGGGTGATGGCGAGAGGCATGCCATGAGCAAGCGCATTCTGAACGCCACAACGCTCTTCAGCGCTCAGATCGAGATGCGACTCCAGGTCTTTCGACGTGCGAATCGTGTGCTGAGCCTGCCAACGCCATTCGGCATCGGATGTATCTTCAGATGACAGAAAAGTGCGGGCGGGAGAAGTCATGTGACGCGTTGACAATACCATGCATTAAAAATAGACACAGAACCACGGTCGCGCCGCAGTGATAAAGTATATTGGATCCAAAAGACTGCTGCTCGGCCAGATCCTCGAATCGGTTCAAAGTTTTGGGCACGTCAGACGCGTAGCGGACCTGTTTTCGGGTACGGCCAGGGTCGCTCACGCCATGAAGCGTGCCGGATATGAGGTGATTGCTAATGATCATAATGCTTACGCACACACGTTGGGCCAGTGCTATGTGCAAGCCGATCGGAAGCGAATCTACAGCGATGCCAAAAGGCTGATCGCGGAGCTTTCCAAGCTTCCAGCCAGGCCGGGATACTTCACAGAGACGTTTTGTGAGAAATCTCGATTTTTTCATCCCAAAAATGGTGCACGGATCGACGCGATTCGCGAGGCGCTCGAGACCAAGGGACTTGAGCCGGAGCTTTTCGCGGTGCTGCTCGTCTCGCTTATGGAAGCTGCAGACCGCGTTGATTCAACGACGGGTGTCCAGATGGCATATCTGAAGCAATGGGCGAAGAGGGCCCATAATGAACTCGAACTTCGTATGCCGGATGTGCTCCCGGGTGATGGCGAAGCCTGGGGGCTCGATGTGCTCGAGGCCGCGAAAAAATTGGCTGAAAGGGATATTGATGTGGTGTATCTCGATCCGCCGTATAACCAACACAGCTATCTCGGCAACTACCATGTATGGGAAAGTTTGGTACGTTGGGACAAGCCCGAGGTGTATGGCAAGGCGTGCAAGCGGGTGGATTGCCGCAGCTACAAGAATCGGTTTAACTCGAAGCGGAAACTCTCAGATGCCCTCACGGAGGTGGTTTCCACGTTACGCGCCCGGCACCTGATCGTATCTTTTAATAATGAAGGGTATCTCAGCCGGGACGATATGCTAACGATACTCGGCGCGTATGGCCACGTGCGGGTCGTGGAACTCGATTTCAAGCGTTATGTAGGCGCACAGATTGGCATTTACAGCCCAAAAGGGCAAAAGGTGGGTCGTGTCAGCCACCTCCGCAACGTAGAATATCTGTTTTTGGGGTCGCAAAAGCATGCGTGAAGTCTGGACCGTAGAGAGGGAGGGTGGCACAAGGATCACGATGGGAAAAAACGCGATCACCAGGCCGCCCAGCGCGTTTCGACGGGTGCCCCGGACAGGGGTGATCTACGTCACAGCAGAAGCGGAGCGTCGGGGATTTAGTCCCGAGGATCCCGACTGGTGCAATCTGGGGCAGGGGCAGCCGGAGACCGGGCCATTACCTGGGGCGCCGTCAAGAGTAGAGAACATTCCGGTGGGACTCGATCAGGATTACGCACCGGTCGGGGGTCTCTGGGAGCTACGCGAGGCCGTCGCTCAAATGTACAACCAACTTTACCGAAAGGGTAAAGCGTCTCAGTACACGGCGGAGAATGTGGCGATTTGCGGTGGCGGCAGGGTGGGGTTGATGCGTGTGGCGGCATCCATCGCGCCCGTGCATCTGGGACACTTCCTGCCCGATTACACGGCGTACGCCGAAGTGCTGGATATTTTTCGTCGATTTAATCCGATACCGATTTTGCTTGAGCCCGAGCGCGCGTACGCGTTCAGCACCGAGAACCTTGCACACGAGATTCAAGGTCGGGGCTTGGGGGCGCTGCTCTTGAGCAATCCCTGCAATCCCACTGGTAAAGTCGTGCACGGTGAAGAGCTTCGCGAATGGGTGACTGTTTCAAGGGATCTCAACTGCACACTCATTCTCGATGAGTTTTACTCACATTACATCTGGGTCGGCGAGAGAGAAACCGTAAGCGCCGCTGAGCATGTCGAAGACGTGGAAAGGGATCCCGTGGTCATTCTCGATGGCCTCACGAAGAATTGGCGTTATCCTGGCTGGAGGGTGACCTGGATTCTTGGACCCAGAGAAATCATTGAAGGGTCTATAAGTGCCGGTTCGTTTTTAGACGGGGGCGGCTCGAGACCCATGCAGCGGGCTGCGTTTGATTTGATCAACGTCGAGCACGCCATAAAAGAGACGCGTGCGATCCGTGATGCTTTCTTGCCTAAGCGCAATCGGATGATCGAAGGCTTACGTGCTCTGGGGATCCAGCCAGACCTTGAGCCCCAGGGAACGTTTTATGTATGGGGAGATCTATCGCAGGTCCCAGAATCGATGCGGGATGGTCAAATGTTTTTTGAAAAGGCTCTGGAAAAGAAAGTCATTGTTGTGCCCGGCGAGTTTTTCGACGTCGATCCAGGGCGCAAGCGGATGGGAAGGCCGTCGCGTTTCCGTCATCATGCACGGTTCTCGTTCGGTCCAGGCATAGACGTCATCGAGCGGGCGCTTTCGCGCTTAGCCGAGTTGATCGGCTAGTTGCTGGTCAACGGTTTGCGCCCAATTAGCATTCGCCAAGGGGCTTGCGGGGCTTGGATGAAGGATGCGCCCGACTTTGATGTCGATTCCTTTGAGGGCCTGGAGCGCCCGTGTTTCGGCGAACGCGCCGATGCCAATAACATGCGCCGGTGCAAGTGCCCTGACCGTGCTCGCGAGCGCGTGATCGCAGCATTCAAATAGCGCGCGCTTGCTGGCTTGGGTGAGTTTGTCGGGAGTAAGGTTTTTCCCCGATTCTTCCATGAACGCCAGCGGGCAATAGTTGTGCACAAAATAGTGCTCAAAGAAACGTTCTGGGGTACCGAAACGCGCCTTTGCCCAGCCCCAAAGACGCGTGCCGCTGACTTCAGAGCGCGTGCAGGAGAATCCCGTCACGGGTCGCTTCGGATGGATGCGCTGCGGAGAATGCACTTGTTCGTCGATGCCAAGCCAATTCTTGACCATCGATACATCGCCAAAAGGGATACCCGTTTGCACCATGCCCCAGGGTCCGGGGTTCATGCCGACGAGAACGACGCGTTTGCGGCCTGTGCCATATTTTCGCAGGTACTCCGCATGGGGCGTCATGGCATAGCGCAAGGGGTTGTAAATGCACGCGATGGCTGGCTCCTCAAAGGACAGTGCATCGACCGCGTCTGAAAGTGCGTTGGCAATGTCAAGCAGAACCATGGGCCAATCCAGTCAACGGGCTTAGTTCGTGTTCTTGGCGTTCCAAGGCGTTGCAAAGTTCAACTACACTCGGCTCCTCTTTTGACGATCGCGCTTTTACAAAAACGGCATCAGAGCAAGCTTGACGGAAGCCAATCGACGGGAGGCTCTGATCGCGCAAGCGGTGAATCCACTTAAGCGTCTGAAAGGCATCGAAAGACACATGTGTCCGGGGATCGTTGCCCAGCGCTTCCAGATGCTCACGGAGCTTCGTGAATATCATCGGATGATACACGAGAGGCTCGTCGGGGCGATGGCGGAGCCGTCCCACCGCCGGGCCGGTCCCGAAAGGCACGCGGTCTGAGTCACGCCCGCTGAGGGTCAGCGGAGGTCCAGATAAGCGGAGAATTCGCCCCACTTTCGCAAGCTTATTAAGCATATAATAATCCTCTCCTGCCTCTCGTTTGGGGAACCCCCGGACCTTGGTATAATGCGAGCGCGAAATGATAAGCGTGCTGCCAATGGTGTGGTGGGCATAGGGTGAGCCGGCATACGCCAACCCCAGCACCAAATAGCGCAGGCTGACCTCGTATCGCAGCGACGTTTCAGTGTTGTGTCGGAACGGATAATACGCGGCAGCAACGTCAGGCATCCGGGAGACAGATTGGACAAAGTAGTCTGGGTGCAACTGAACGTCAGCGTCGGTACAATGGATCCAGTTGGCATTTAGCTTTCCCAGCGCTCCCAGCGCCACAGCCAGGTCGCAGCCGATTTTGCGCGCCAGGCCAACGCTTTCTTTCGCGGGCAGCAACCAGGGCACTTTGGAGTGCTCGATGAGTAGGAGCGAGCCCACGGGAGTTTGAAACAGGGTGCATGGCGGCGCGTTTGCTATGGTCTCGAACGAGGGGAACGCAGCGCGGAGGCTCTCTAAGGTGAGCTGGTTTGCCCGAAGCTGTTCTATCGAGGCAAGGCTTGAGGCATTGAGCACCACTATGACGAGCGTCGAGGAACGCGTATCAATGGGCAGCGAACTGAGGGCGGCAAGGAGGCCGTTCCCTTCAGAGAAACAGGGAATGACAATGACGTGGTCGAAACAGCCGGGCAAACGAGAAGCAAACTTGATGCTGGGTTCGGCGTAGCTGGCGAGATATTTTCGCGTCGCTTTGTCCATAGATGCTAGTGCACTCGTGCTCTCAATGGACAACTCAGCATGATGTCGCTTTCTTTTGCCAAGAGCTCTTCTTGCCGCGCCGAGACCTCGGGAGCGGGATAGTAGCAACGGGCCAACCGCACAAAAAGACCCGCGTGGCGGGCTTCGGAACGCGTGATGTCCAGGTAGAAAGTCTTAAGATCGCCTGGGGGTAAGGCGGCTGCCAGTAGCCCGAAGCGTTCACAACCTCGGGCTTCGATAATTCCCGCGATCAGGAGCCGATCGAGCAGGCATTCAGGCTGCTGCGGCCGACCTAGTGCGCGAAGGGCTCGCACGTACCGGTCGCGTTCATCCGTCCGGAGGATGAGGCGCCGCTCACTGAGGAGCTCATAAACCTGCGCGAAATGGAGCAACTCTTCTTGGGCCAAGGCGATCATCGCAGCGACCAGTTCGGTACGGTCAGGAAAGTGAGACAGCAATGAAAGGGCGGTCGCCGACGCCTTCCGTTCGGCCGATGCGTGGTCCAACAGAAAGGTATTCATATCGGCCATGACCGTTGTTGCCCAGGCGTCGGGCGTGGCAGCATGTAAGCGCATGAGGGGAGTGTTACCCGAGCCCAAGGATTATTTCCATGCTTGGGGAGAGCTTGTCCAATTGCGCCACTTCATAGGTTGAGATACATTCAGAAGGTGCAAGATCGCCGAAAGATGGACCGACACCGGGCATATTTCCCCATCGCGGTGGATTCTCAAGATCGCAAAGATCGGATTGCCATGAGCCGCAACGCCAGTGCGCGGGGTGTGCTGCTTGGAAGCCCCAGTCGGTTTGATATAGGCGAGCGTTTGGTCATGACCTTTCGCATTATGCCTGCCGGCCCGATGTATGCGGGCGTCGCTGGCAAAGTGGTTCGAGTGGATGAGGCTGCCAACGCCGAAGATCCCATGTGGCGGCACGTCATGGCGATTGAGTTTGAACGCCCCCTTGACGAAGAGGTGATCGAGGCGCTGCGCACCGCCGCCGAGCACACGGTCTACCTCGACTTCGACAATTAATGTAGATTTGCCATTGAGCTACTCCCTGTTTTTGGACTATCGCGTGTGGACG carries:
- a CDS encoding tRNA-(ms[2]io[6]A)-hydroxylase, producing MRLHAATPDAWATTVMADMNTFLLDHASAERKASATALSLLSHFPDRTELVAAMIALAQEELLHFAQVYELLSERRLILRTDERDRYVRALRALGRPQQPECLLDRLLIAGIIEARGCERFGLLAAALPPGDLKTFYLDITRSEARHAGLFVRLARCYYPAPEVSARQEELLAKESDIMLSCPLRARVH